A region from the Acinonyx jubatus isolate Ajub_Pintada_27869175 chromosome C2, VMU_Ajub_asm_v1.0, whole genome shotgun sequence genome encodes:
- the LRRC31 gene encoding leucine-rich repeat-containing protein 31 isoform X4, giving the protein MELGSRMEKNEQFLQKLGRKSVNKCLDLNNCGLTTEDVREVVALLPLLPDLEKLDISWNDLIGGTLHSVTQQMHLVSKLKILRLGSCRLTTDDVRALGEALEAIPELEELNLSWNSKVGGNLPLILQKFQEGSKIQTLELIDCNLTSEDGAFVGQLLPMMQNLEVLDLSINRNIGGSLNSIAQGLKSTSNLKVLKLHSCGLSQKSVRILDAAFRYLCELRKLDLSCNKELGGGFEDSSAQLAMLEHLEVLDLHQCSLTVDDVMSLTQVIPLLSSLQELDLSANKKMGGSSENLLSRLRFLPALKSLLINNCALQSETFTALAEASAHLPALEVFDLSWNKCIGGNLKLLLETLKFSESLQVLRLSSCSLVTEDVAVLASLIQTGHLAKLQKLILSYNDSICDTGWAIFCQNMWFLKELTELDISLRPSTSRDCGQWFRHLLCAVTTLPKITEIGMKRWILPATQEEELERFHQDHRCSIHFDLGEFQEADFPRLN; this is encoded by the exons TTGCTTTGCTGCCTCTTCTCCCAGacttggaaaaactggatatttcCTGGAATGATCTTATAGGTGGAACCCTCCATTCAGTCACCCAGCAAATGCATCTCGTCAGCAAGTTAAAAATCCTGAGGCTGGGAAGTTGCAGACTTACCACTGATGATGTTCGAGCACTGG GAGAAGCACTGGAGGCAATACCTGAGCTGGAAGAGCTGAACTTGTCCTGGAACAGTAAAGTGGGAGGAAACTTGCCTCTGATCCTCCAGAAGTTCCAAGAAGGGAGCAAGATACAAACGCTTGAGCTCATAGATTGCAACCTCACATCAGAAGATGGGGCGTTTGTGG GTCAGTTGCTACCCATGATGCAAAATCTTGAAGTACTTGATCTTTCCATTAACAGAAACATCGGTGGCAGTCTAAACAGTATTGCTCAGGGATTAAAAAGTACCTCAAATCTGAAAGTACTGAAGTTACATTCATGTGGACTATCGCAAAAGAGTGTCAGAATATTGG ATGCTGCTTTTAGGTACTTGTGTGAACTGAGGAAATTAGACCTTTCCTGCAACAAGGAGCTGGGTGGAGGTTTTGAAGACTCGTCAGCTCAGTTGGCCATGTTGGAGCATCTAGAAGTCCTGGATCTTCACCAGTGCTCGCTGACGGTAGATGACGTGATGTCGCTGA CCCAGGTAATCCCTTTACTCTCGAGTCTTCAAGAGTTGGATTTATCTGCCAACAAAAAGATGGGTGGCTCTTCTGAAAACCTACTCAGCCGGCTCCGATTTTTACCAGCCCTGAAGTCCTTACTCATCAACAACTGTGCTTTGCAAAGTGAGACGTTTACCGCCCTCG CTGAAGCCTCTGCTCACCTCCCTGCTCTGGAAGTATTCGACCTTTCTTGGAACAAATGTATTGGTGGCAACCTGAAGCTGCTTCTGGAAACACTGAAGTTCTCAGAGTCCCTTCAAGTGCTGAGACTGAGCAGCTGTTCCCTGGTGACAGAGGACGTGGCTGTCCTGG CATCACTAATACAGACGGGTCATCTTGCCAAGCTGCAGAAGCTTATCCTGAGCTATAACGACAGTATCTGTGACACAGGATGGGCCATCTTCTGCCAAAACATgtggttcctcaaagagttaaccGAGCTGGATATCAGCCTTAGGCCATCAACTTCCCGGGACTGCGGACAATGGTTTAGACATTTGTTATGTGCTGTCACCACACTTCCCAAGATTACGGAGATAGGGATGAAAAGGTGGATCCTCCCTGCTACACAGGAGGAAGAACTCGAACGTTTTCACCAAGATCACAGATGCAGCATTCACTTTGACCTTGGTGAATTTCAGGAAGCTGATTTCCCACGGCTTAACTAA
- the LRRIQ4 gene encoding leucine-rich repeat and IQ domain-containing protein 4, with product MSSDMIKPGHSVKIHQKVDPQRATARTFFIDASNQSLTTIPPEIFDFEELEEVHLENNQIEEIPRGIQRLKNVRILYLNKNKLRKLCPELGTLSSLEGLDLSDNPLLSSALPVLRGLRGLRELRLYHTDLAEIPVDLCKLLHHLELLGLDGNHLKSLPKEVVNHTKLREIYLKQNQFEVFPPELCALSNLEIVDLDDNKLTAIPPEIGNLTRLQKFYVARNNLLLLPESLCQCSKLSVLDLSHNRLHSLPHSLAELSGMTEIGLSGNHLEKVPRLICKWTSLHLLYLRDTGLRALRRSFRRLVNLRFLDLSQNHLERFPLQICALRNLEILALDDNKICQLPPDFVSLSKLKMLGLTGNQLASFPEEILSLESLEKLYIGQDQGAKLTYMPEDISKLQNLKELYIENNHLEYLPTSLGSMPNLEILNCCHNLLKQLPDSICQAQALKELLLEDNLITCLPENLDSLMNLKVLTLMNNPMEDPPEEVCAEGNQAIWTYFKTKRNMKIMATKIQAWWRGIMVRKGLGRFEELKVQKKGKTSPKDKKGGKNAKGKAVKKNKK from the exons ATGTCAAGTGACATGATAAAACCAGGTCATTCCGTTAAAATTCATCAGAAAGTTGATCCACAACGGGCCACTGCTAGAACCTTTTTCATTGATGCTTCTAATCAGAGCTTGACTACCATTCCACCAGAGATCTTCGACTTCGAAGAATTAGAAGAAGTGCATCTGGAAAACAACCAGATTGAAGAAATCCCCCGGGGTATTCAGCGTTTAAAGAACGTCCGGATCCTCTACCTGAACAAGAACAAGCTGAGAAAGCTGTGCCCAGAGCTGGGCACGCTGAGCAGCCTGGAGGGCCTGGACCTGAGCGACAACCCGCTCCTGTCCTCGGCCCTTCCTGTCCTCAGAGGCCTGCGGGGGCTGCGGGAGCTCCGCCTGTACCACACTGACCTGGCCGAGATCCCCGTGGACCTCTGCAAACTCCTCCACCACCTCGAGCTGCTTGGGCTGGACGGAAACCACCTGAAATCTCTGCCCAAGGAAGTAGTGAACCATACCAAACTGAGGGAGATCTACCTGAAGCAAAACCAGTTTGAAGTCTTTCCTCCCGAGCTCTGTGCTCTCTCCAACCTGGAGATCGTTGACCTGGATGACAACAAACTAACTGCCATCCCACCGGAGATTGGGAACCTGACCAGGCTGCAGAAGTTCTACGTGGCTCGCAACAACCTGCTCCTCCTACCCGAGTCGCTGTGCCAGTGCAGCAAACTGTCCGTGCTGGATCTGTCCCACAACCGCCTCCACTCGCTCCCACACTCCCTGGCCGAGCTGTCGGGGATGACGGAGATTGGGCTGAGCGGGAACCACCTGGAGAAGGTGCCACGCCTCATCTGCAAGTGGACCTCGCTGCACCTGCTCTACCTCCGCGACACCGGCCTGCGGGCGCTGCGGCGCTCCTTCCGGCGGCTGGTCAACCTGCGCTTCCTGGATCTCAGCCAGAACCATCTGGAACGCTTTCCGCTGCAGATCTGTGCGCTCAGGAACCTAGAGATCCTGGCGCTGGATGATAATAAAATATGCCAG TTACCTCCAGACTTTGTATCCCTTTCAAAGCTGAAGATGCTTGGATTAACAGGAAATCAGTTGGCTTCATTTCCAGAAGAAATCCTTTCTTTAGAGTCTTTAGAGAAATTATACATTGGGCAAGACCAGGGAGCCAAGCTCACCTATATGCCAGAAGACATTAGTAAACTACAG AATCTTAAAGAGCTGTATATAGAGAACAATCATCTGGAGTACCTGCCCACATCCTTGGGATCCATGCCTAACCTGGAAATTCTTAATTGCTGCCACAACCTGCTTAAGCAACTTCCAGATTCCATTTGCCAAGCACAAG CTTTGAAAGAATTACTGCTTGAGGACAACTTGATCACCTGTCTTCCAGAGAATCTGGATAGCCTGATGAATCTAAAGGTTTTGACACTGATGAACAATCCTATGGAGGACCCCCCAGAAGAAGTGTGCGCCGAAGGCAATCAGGCTATATGGACATactttaagacaaaaagaaacatgaaaataatggCAACAAAG ATTCAGGCATGGTGGCGCGGAATAATGGTCCGGAAAGGATTGGGGAGATTTGAAGAACTAAAagtgcaaaagaaaggaaagacttCTCCAAAAGataagaaaggggggaaaaatgcaaaaggaaaagctgtgaagaaaaataagaaataa